In Pseudomonas sp. LRP2-20, the genomic window TGAACGAGAACCCCAGGCTGGACACCTGCGGCAGCACCGCCAGGCGCCTGGCGCGCGCCTGCCCTGCCCAGTCGGCCAGCGGCCGGCCTTGCAGCGTCACATGCCCGCGATCCGGCGCCAGCTCGCCCGACAAAACACCCAGCAGGCTGCTCTTGCCGGCGCCATTGGGGCCGAGAACGCCTACGACCTGCCCAGGGCTCAGATGCAGATCAATACCGTGCAACACGTCATGGCTGCCCCGCCTCAAGTGCAGCCCTTCGACTTGCAACATCAACTGCGCCCTCGTATCAGCAGAATCAGGAAGAACGGCGCACCGATAAAGGCGGTGACGATACCGATGGGCAGCTCGGCGGGCGCCAGCAGCAGCCGTGCCGCAAGGTCGGCGAACAGCATGAGTATGCCGCCGGCCAGCAACGATGCAGGCAGTACCACGCGGTGATCGGGACCTGCCAGCAAGCGCACCAGGTGAGGTACAAGCAGGCCAATGAACCCGATCAGCCCCGCCGCCGCCACCGCTGCGCCCACACCCAACGCCGTGCAGAACACCAGTTCGCGCTTGAGCCGCTCCACGTCGACGCCCAGGTGCCGTGCCTCCGACTCTCCCAGCAACAACGCATTCAACGCCTTTGCGCGGCGCGGCAACCACATCGCCACACCGCCTGCGATCAGCAGCAAAGGCCAAAGGCGTTCGTAGCTGGCACCGTTGAGGCTCCCCAGGTTCCAGAAGGTCAGCGTACGCAGGGTGGCATCATCGGCCAGGTAGGAAAACAAGCCTACGGCAGCACCGCCCAGCGCAGTCATGGCCACACCGGCCAGCAACATCGTGGCGACATTGGTCTGGCCGTCGCGACGCCCCAGGCGATAGACCAGCGCGGTCACGCCCAGCCCGCCGATGAAGGCACACAGCGACAACAGGTAGGGGGCAAGCGCCTCCGGCATCCCTCCAAGCCAGCTG contains:
- a CDS encoding FecCD family ABC transporter permease, with the protein product MLAIWLSLALGPVSLPLVDTLRAGLRLLGLPLAADGVQQAEMILGQIRLPRTLLGLAVGAVLALSGVAMQGLFRNPLADPGLVGVAAGAAMGAAVAIVGGSWLGGMPEALAPYLLSLCAFIGGLGVTALVYRLGRRDGQTNVATMLLAGVAMTALGGAAVGLFSYLADDATLRTLTFWNLGSLNGASYERLWPLLLIAGGVAMWLPRRAKALNALLLGESEARHLGVDVERLKRELVFCTALGVGAAVAAAGLIGFIGLLVPHLVRLLAGPDHRVVLPASLLAGGILMLFADLAARLLLAPAELPIGIVTAFIGAPFFLILLIRGRS